The Hevea brasiliensis isolate MT/VB/25A 57/8 chromosome 9, ASM3005281v1, whole genome shotgun sequence nucleotide sequence ATCTGCTGCTAGCTTGGATTTAATTATCTTAACCATCTGCTAAGATCATTGGTTGAAGGAGGAGATACCTCATCTCCAATGCTATCTGTGCAGCAAGAAGACATGTTACACCTCTGCTCCATTCCAAGATAGGCTTCATGAACATTGCCTCTGTAGCTTGGACTCCTTATGCTATAACCCACAACATTATTGCTTGTCACAGGATCAGGAACTGGGAAAGAAAGGCGTTTTTTGGCTGCTGAAGCTGAACCCACCTTTTCTCTCTCTGGGGTTGACGGCCTCTGCCTTGGTGCACTTTGTGACCGGAAACGAGCCTTGGCTGAAGCAGTGGCAGCCATGTAGCTAGGCACTGAAGTAGCTATAGCATTTGGAGTACTTGCACCTTTGTGATCCTGCTGGTTCCCGTCTTCTCTTAGGCAGCGAGGGCTAGCTGAATGAACTTGGAGTAGTGTTCTTGCTTTGGATGGGGATGGTGTTAATGGTGGTTGAAGTGGGAAATTGCTGTGTACTCTAGAGAGAGGAGAAGCAACAGAATATGAACTTGGCCTTTGTTGTTGGTAGTGATGATATTCATGATGGGATTTACGAGTGTTTGGGGTTGAGAAAGTGTAAGGTTGAGAGGTGTCCACTTCAACAGTTTTAATGGGGTCTCTCTGATCATTTAAACCTCTGATCCCTTTGTTCTCTAATTGCTTCCTCGTTGTCCACCGATCATTCCATCTGCGTTTCTCTTCCAGTTCTCCTTCACTTGCATATGTGTCCCTACTGGGTCTCCATATCTGTAAGCAAAATCATGCAGTGCAGCAAATTAAAGAATGTTGCATTATGTATAGAGCAGATGAAATGAGGAGGAAATGAAGAGGTCAAAACCTGGCGAGAGAAAGCATGAGCAAGGGCCTTCTCACGTTTCAAGGCAGCTTGCTTTGTTTCTTGCAACATTACTTGGATCTCCTCCAGCGACTGTGGATGTTGATCATCCCAATTGACCCATTCATCAGCAGTGCTGCTTTCATCCCTTGACTGCATTAATTTTAAATGTTACAAAATCCATTTAACAAAACACATATAAAAACTCATGGCCTTATCATATATTCCTGCAAGAAATTCCTTACAATGGACTTCCTATCAGCAAGATGAGACCCCCACAAGCTGTTTGCATCACTTGAGATGGAatttgtgcttccttcataagaaACTCTCTTGCGTTGATCTCGAACCCGTGCTTGAACCCTCATCAGAGCCTGCATGCAGTGAAGAGTCATCTTTGCTCGCTTTCTAACATTGTGGCCTCTCACTAAGGCTTGCAGCTTTACCAGTCCCTTAAGCGCCCGAAGAGCTCTCCTTGCCTATAAATCACACACCAACAACTAGTTAAACAGCCCATTAACATTTAATGAATAATTAATACATTCTTTACTCTCTCAATAATTAATTACCAGATATCCTCTGAAAGCTGTCTGTATAGCAATGGCAGCAAAGTGTTGCTTCATGAAAAGGGAAGGCCTGGCGAGTCTAACCACTTCCACAGCTGCTTGGGCTGTTGCAACTGCTGCCTGAGCAGCTGCTGTTGTGGCCATGGCCATTGCAAGTGCTTGTCTTTGCTTAACATCAGCTGCTTCACTAATAGCAGTAGCAGTAGTTAAGCTCTTTTCTGCAGAATGTTGTATAACTGTTGTTTCATGAGCTGAAGAAGGTTTCCTGAAAATCCATCTTCTTTTACCTCTCTTCTGCTCGGACCCAGAAACAGTAAAGTTGCTACTGGTCAAATGTTacaaggaattaaattaaaaacaacaACAAAAAGAtacacaaaataatttttcaccttctcttcatcttcttgttCTCGATCTTCCCTCCTTCTGCAGCTTTTCTTCTCATTATCCTTAGTAGGAGACCTGAAAGCCCTTTTAACAGCAGCCAACCAAGAGCTTCCTCCAACCTTCCCCATGAAAATATGCAGCAAGGAAAGCAAATAGACTTAAACTAAAAAGTAGCAAACCCAAGTCTTAAAACAATGAATGATACCATCTAATTCATTGCAGCTTCTCAGATAAAAAAGAGCAGTTGGTAGCTTTAAATACAAAATGGACAGAGACAGAGATAtaaatgaagaaaaagaaaagagaagaaaagaaaataacgtATCCTGCTAGTGAGTAGAGGTAGTCCGTGCATTTGGGAACAGCCTCAGACACTCTGTGCTATGCCTTTGTataatgtatgtatgtatgtatataagATTAATATATGTTGAGCATATAATTAATAATGGTAAAAGAAATGGTGTATTGTAGTGGCATGGGAGGACAGTAATAGAGTTTTAGTGTCAGACGGTTGGAGACAACATCAAAGTGTGCGTAACCTCGAGAGTGCTGAAAGCTGGAGATGGAAAGAGAGAGGACTGAGGAGGGAGAGAATACTGCTTTGATTCTTTGCTttgcactttttttttttccgCTTTGCTATGCTTTTTCTTGCTTTTCATGTttctgtcaaaaaaaaaaaaaatgaccaaCTCTCATGCCTTCACGTGTTGAGAGAACAACGCTAATCCAGACATTaatcctttattttttttattaattaagattTAATAAGTGGAGAAATAATTAAATGAAAGGTGTTACTCTTTATTTTTACTGTAAAGATAATTAATCTCAAAATAAATACCTTATCACGGTTTGATTCaaatataaaatcaaatcaatttaattaaaaattgggattaattaatatcaaattattttttttaactagaATTGGCTGATCTATTTTAGTTTAATTTCGAATTAAAACTAACATTTcaaacaagaaaaaaaatttaatgattaaGTCAAAATTAGAATAAATTGAAATTGGACCGAAATCAATACCGAAACCCTGCAGTCCTATCTAAGAGCTATGGTTTTAATTTAAGAACTGAAACTAAAGATTCTGATCTGAAATTGAACCGGCCGAATAGATGGGGCACTCTAGGCATAAAACACAATGAACAACATTGGGCACGGTGTGGAAATTTTGGGAACTTGAAGGAACACCGACCCTAGTTTATGGCATGTAA carries:
- the LOC110664399 gene encoding protein IQ-DOMAIN 17 isoform X1, whose amino-acid sequence is MGKVGGSSWLAAVKRAFRSPTKDNEKKSCRRREDREQEDEEKKRGKRRWIFRKPSSAHETTVIQHSAEKSLTTATAISEAADVKQRQALAMAMATTAAAQAAVATAQAAVEVVRLARPSLFMKQHFAAIAIQTAFRGYLARRALRALKGLVKLQALVRGHNVRKRAKMTLHCMQALMRVQARVRDQRKRVSYEGSTNSISSDANSLWGSHLADRKSISRDESSTADEWVNWDDQHPQSLEEIQVMLQETKQAALKREKALAHAFSRQIWRPSRDTYASEGELEEKRRWNDRWTTRKQLENKGIRGLNDQRDPIKTVEVDTSQPYTFSTPNTRKSHHEYHHYQQQRPSSYSVASPLSRVHSNFPLQPPLTPSPSKARTLLQVHSASPRCLREDGNQQDHKGASTPNAIATSVPSYMAATASAKARFRSQSAPRQRPSTPEREKVGSASAAKKRLSFPVPDPVTSNNVVGYSIRSPSYRGNVHEAYLGMEQRCNMSSCCTDSIGDEVSPPSTNDLSRWLR
- the LOC110664399 gene encoding protein IQ-DOMAIN 17 isoform X2, with protein sequence MRRKAAEGGKIENKKMKRSSNFTVSGSEQKRGKRRWIFRKPSSAHETTVIQHSAEKSLTTATAISEAADVKQRQALAMAMATTAAAQAAVATAQAAVEVVRLARPSLFMKQHFAAIAIQTAFRGYLARRALRALKGLVKLQALVRGHNVRKRAKMTLHCMQALMRVQARVRDQRKRVSYEGSTNSISSDANSLWGSHLADRKSISRDESSTADEWVNWDDQHPQSLEEIQVMLQETKQAALKREKALAHAFSRQIWRPSRDTYASEGELEEKRRWNDRWTTRKQLENKGIRGLNDQRDPIKTVEVDTSQPYTFSTPNTRKSHHEYHHYQQQRPSSYSVASPLSRVHSNFPLQPPLTPSPSKARTLLQVHSASPRCLREDGNQQDHKGASTPNAIATSVPSYMAATASAKARFRSQSAPRQRPSTPEREKVGSASAAKKRLSFPVPDPVTSNNVVGYSIRSPSYRGNVHEAYLGMEQRCNMSSCCTDSIGDEVSPPSTNDLSRWLR